In Salvelinus alpinus chromosome 30, SLU_Salpinus.1, whole genome shotgun sequence, a single genomic region encodes these proteins:
- the LOC139559735 gene encoding double-stranded RNA-specific editase B2-like — protein sequence MAAVLGNSTRTVGTSDCELRSQFKRRRRRSTRKERTSMLSSFIGPMKFRDIGTTTSRDHGDTSSTSSVEVKENRDSRNQVDYSTILQPGHHHPSALYTDISRGLSRTTALQRKQPLVEGKDRLLYELQLICKRTAHCLTSDSATTPSARWVGGRASRGSDATCQKTMMTSWSVTKKNALVHLNELRPGLQYEIVSQTGPVHAPLFAVGVEVNGLRFEGRGPTKKKAKMRAAELALRSFIQFPNAHQAHITMGNLNFINTTAPTDFTSDQADLVPDTLFKEFQPEAQEDQRTVKKGQELLSSICNHGRLVRLTLDLMSSDNQKRQRIGSAIVGDLRPVALLNELMPGLRYVCLTERKKGRPIRSFVMAVRVDGRVFEGCGRSKRLAKAEAAASALQDLFNISLGPERSISNTASWAKSAQLPQCFAEYIFHLVREKHSELADCCCTTSQSHRRHKVLAGIVMTRGFDLRRAQVVSLGTGTKCISGECVSDQGWAVNDCHAEVTTRRAFLRFLYAQLELFLCNWPGSLEQSIFVRDKESVYRLRDGILFHMYVSSSPCGDARLNCPYEITATHQSGYRFVRKLRCHLRMKMEGGEGTLPVSVLRANQKWDRGLPREPPVTMSCTDKIARWNILGLQGSLLSHLVEPVYLHSLTVGSLCHTGHLGRTMARRMGHIAPLPSSYRRNKLLLGCLSSSEGRQPGKSPSFSVNWSAGDGELEVVDVSTGRKDSGTPSRLCKRSFFTRWERLHHQLSSPGGVLDVEESLFLMSDSTTTLSARSVEGRVSPRSDDTCRKTMEEAMKTYCGAKMAAGAYQRARHKFVVSLQEAGLGIWNRKPPEQEHFQSRV from the exons agAGAACAAGTATGTTGTCATCTTTCATCGGCCCCATGAAGTTTAGAGATATTGGGACAACAACATCAAGAGACCATGGAGACACTTCAA GTACCAGCAGCGTTGAGGTGAAGGAGAACCGCGACAGCAGAAACCAAGTGGACTATTCCACCATACTACAACCTGGACACC ATCATCCATCAGCTCTTTACACTGACATCTCCAGAGGGCTCTCCAGGACTACTGCTCTACAGAGGAAGCAGCCATTGGTGGAAGGAAAAGACAGGCTTCTCTACGAACTCCAATTGATCTGTAAGAGGACGGCCCATTGTCTCACGTCAGATAGCGCCACGACTCCGTCTGCACGGTGGGTTGGGGGACGAGCGTCACGTGGGAGTGATGCCACCTGTCAGAAGACAATGATGACTTCCTGGTCTGTCACAAAGAAGAATGCCCTGGTGCATTTGAATGAGCTGAGACCAGGTCTACAGTATGAGATAGTGTCTCAGACAGGGCCAGTTCACGCCCCTTTGTTCGCTGTAGGAGTAGAGGTCAACGGTCTCAGGTTCGAGGGCCGAGGCCCCACCAAGAAGAAGGCTAAGATGAGGGCAGCAGAGCTTGCTCTTAGGTCCTTCATCCAGTTCCCCAACGCCCATCAGGCTCACATCACCATGGGAAACCTCAACTTCATCAACACCACAGCACCAACAGACTTCACCTCAGATCAGGCCGATCTCGTCCCCGACACGCTCTTCAAGGAGTTTCAGCCAGAAGCACAGGAAGACCAA AGAACAGTGAAAAAGGGACAGGAGTTGCTCTCCAGTATCTGTAACCATGGGAGACTAGTGCGCCTGACCCTTGACCTGATGTCCTCAGACAATCAGAAGAGGCAGAGGATCGGTTCCGCTATCGTCGGGGACCTGAGGCCCGTGGCTCTGCTCAATGAGTTAATGCCAGGCTTGAGGTACGTCTgcctgacagagagaaagaaaggcagGCCGATCAGGAGCTTTGTGATGGCAGTACGGGTGGATGGAAGGGTATTTGAGGGCTGTGGGCGCAGTAAGAGGCTGGCTAAAGCCGAGGCAGCAGCCTCAGCCCTACAGGACCTGTTTAACATCAGTCTGGGTCCTGAGAGGAGCATCAGCAATACTGCCAGCTGGGCCAAGAGCGCACAGCTACCTCAG TGCTTTGCAGAGTATATCTTCCACTtggtgagagagaaacacagtgaGCTGGCTGACTGTTGCTGCACTACCTCCCAGTCGCACAGACGTCACAAAGTACTGGCAGGCATCGTAATGACCAGAG GTTTTGATCTGAGGCGAGCCCAGGTGGTGTCTTTGGGGACAGGGACCAAGTGTATCAGTGGAGAGTGTGTCAGTGACCAGGGATGGGCGGTTAATGACTGCCATGCTGAGGTCACCACCAGGAGGGCTTTCCTCCGCTTCCTCTATGCCCAACTGGAGCTTTTCCTctg CAACTGGCCAGGCAGTTTGGAGCAGTCGATTTTTGTGCGAGACAAAGAGTCAGTATACAGACTGAGAGACGGTATTCTGTTCCATATGTATGTGAGTTCATCGCCCTGCGGGGACGCACGCCTCAACTGTCCCTACGAGATCACAGCTACAC accagagcGGGTATAGATTTGTGAGGAAGTTGCGCTGCCATCTGAGGATGAAGATGGAAGGCGGTGAGGGTACACTTCCTGTCAGCGTACTGAGAGCCAATCAGAAATGGGACAGGGGGTTGCCGAGGGAACCTCCCGTAACCATGTCCTGCACAGATAAAATTGCCAG GTGGAATATTCTAGGTCTCCAGggctctctcctgtctcacctggtGGAGCCGGTGTACCTCCACAGCCTCACAGTGGGCAGCCTGTGCCACACGGGTCACCTGGGAAGGACCATGGCACGACGCATGGGGCACATCGCCCCTCTGCCCTCGTCCTATAGACGCAACAAGCTACTGCTCGGCT GCCTCAGCAGCAGTGAGGGTCGGCAGCCAGGGAAGTCTCCCAGCTTCAGTGTGAACTGGAGTGCTGGAgacggagagctggaggtggtggATGTCTCCACTGGCAGGAAAGACTCAGGGACACCATCCAGACTCTGCAAGAGATCCTTCTTCACTCGCTGGGAGAGACTACACCACCAG CTTAGCAGTCCAGGAGGAGTATTGGATGTAGAGGAGTCCCTATTTCTTATGTCAGATAGCACAACGACTCTGTCTGCACGGTCGGTTGAGGGACGAGTGTCGCCTAGGAGTGACGACACCTGTCGGAAGACAATGGAGGAGGCCATGAAGACGTACTGTGGAGCTAAGATGGCAGCAGGGGCCTACCAGAGAGCCAGGCATAAGTTTGTTGTCTCGCTGCAGGAGGCAGGTCTGGGCATCTGGAACAGGAAACCACCAGAACAGGAGCATTTCCAGAGCAGGGTGTGA